The genomic segment CTGGCCACTGGCGAGCCGCTGACCTGGCAGCTCGCAGTGGCGGCTGCGCTCATGGGCCTCGGGCTGTGGCTGCACCTGACCGAACACCATGCCCACCCCCATGTGCATGAAGCCTTGGACCACAGCCATCCGCATAGCCACGACCTGCACCACCAGCACGATCACCCCGACCTACCCGGACTGGTGCTCGCCCCCGGCGAGGTGCACACCCATGCGCACTACCACGCGCCGCTGCATCACAGCCACCCGCATTACCCGGACGCGCACCACCAACACGCGCACCCATGAGGCGGCAAATCACCCGTCTCGAAGCCGACCAATAGTGGCATAGACAGTCCGGCTCAGGAAAGGTGGCCCTGTTGATTCACCGGAGCGATTGCAGTAGCTGATTTGAGCCAGAGGGTGACCTTGGTTCCTGTGCCCGGACTGCTTTGCAGCTCGACCCGCCCGCCATGGATCTCCACAATTTCTTTCACGAGAGAAAGGCCTAGCCCGGTCCCCGGGATATTGCCTGAGGCATCTGCACGATAAAAGCGCTCAAACGCGTGTTCACACTGCTCTGGCGTCATGCCTATGCCTTGGTCTTGTACAACGATGCCTACTAGGGGTGACACTTGCCCAGCAGAACCTTGCACTACCGATACCCGCACTTCGCCACCAGCCGGGGAGTATTTGATAGCGTTGGATAAAACGTTTTCCAAGGCCTGGCGCATTTTGGCGGGGTCATAGTCGGCACACAGACTAGCATCCGGCAGTTCCACTACTAGCGTGTGGCTGCCCTGCGGCACGGCCACTGCCGCACACGCTTGTTCGATGAGCGGCGCAAGGGCTTGAACGCTCAGCTCAAAGTCCAACCCGGCTCGGGCCTCGATGCGGGCCAAATCAAGCAGTTCAGTCACCATGCTGATGAGGCGCTTGGATTGCCGGTAAATCACATCGAGCATGCTGCGTTGGGCTTCCTCCGGGTATTTGCGCCTCAACAGAAGCTCTACAAACCCGAAGATGCTCACCATGGGGGTGCGCAGTTCGTGAGCAGCCGTCGTCAAGAATTCGCTCTTCATGCGCGCGACCTCTGACTCTGCGGTGATGTCCCGGAAGTAGAGCACCATCTGTCCGCGTTCATTCACACGATGCTCACGCCGCAATAATCGACGTACCGGGCGGACCAGCATGATGTTGAGCACGCGTTGTGTATTGTGAGCGGTGGCACTTTGGTAGTCTGCGGGCGTTTCACACTGTGACACTAAAGCAGCATCAAAGGCGGCGCATGTTTGACCGGGCTCTATGGCCATGTTGCTCATAGAGCCAAATGCTGGGTTGGCGTAAGCCAACTCGCCACGCTCAGTAAACACGACCAACCCGTCGCTGCTCAAAGCAAAAATGGCGTCTAGGCGCTCATTGCGTTCGAGGATGTCGTGATATTGCCGCTGCAGTTGTTGGGAGGCGCCATTGAGTGCCCGCTGCAACTGGGCCACCTCACGGCTTCGGGCCGGTACTACCAAAGAGGCACCGAAATTCTGAGCCATGCCACTTGCGAAGGCCGCACATTGCGCAACCGGCCGAAGACGTGTGCGCAGAAATACAAACAGGGCCACAGACGTAAAAGCAGACGTCAGCAATGCAGAGACGACTGTCTGCTGCCGCACCAGTGCGCGGGCCTGCGCCTCGCCCTGCCTGTCCACAGTGACGCGCGTCCAACCCGCCAACGTACCCACCTGAATCGGCGCCCAAACCTGAATTTGCCCTCTGTCATCATCGCCCACCAATTGAACCTTGATGACCGGCTCGGCGGGGGGTGCTTGCGGGCCCAAGTCAAAGTTCAACTTTGGCTCACGCTCAGGCGTTACGTCAACCACAGCGCGCGGCCTGCCCTGGGGATCAAAAACGGCCAGCTGCATCAAGTAAGGCGAGTTGCGCATATTGATCAACAGTGCCTCAAGCGCTCCGCTGTCGCGCGTGATCACCGCTGTTTCAGCCGCTGTGGCAAGGGTAGTGGCCAGTGTTTGGGCTTGGGCCTCGGCAGCGCTGCGATTGACTTGGGCAATCCGCGACTCGTACCACAGCCCATAGGACAGAAGCGAAATCAAAGTCACCACCACCGTCAACCATGACACTTGCGCCAGCAAAGACCGCGGTATTTTTTCCTGCGCAAACACTTGGAAACCTAGCTGCTGCATGCGATCACAAACAAGGTTTTACTTGGGCTGCACCACGAAGCGGTCCAGACGGAGTGCTTCGAGCGGCGCATAGTCCTTTGCGTAGTCCGCCGCTACGAGGGCCTCCAGCGAGACACCGTCGAGCAACTTGCTTCCTGCCTCGGTTTTTGCCATTTTTAGGAGTGCATTGCGCACCGCGGTTCGAACAGAAGCATTCACACGTGGATGCACGGCGACTGGATGTGAGGCCGTTGCCGGGGTTTCGTACAGAACTCGGAGCTTGTCCCGGACTTCGGCGGGTTCGCGATCGAGAGTGGAGCGTATGCCGCCTGCAGCGGGGTTGTCACCCCGGATCACGGCACGGTAAGCATTCACATGGGTTTGAACGTAGACCGGCTCCGTAGGAATCTTGAAACGCTCGCCCAGAAGGGCGCGCATATACAACGATGCCCCAAAAGCGTTCGGTGCAGGATAGGCGATGGCGCTGCCCCTGAGTTCGGACAACTCACGGATGCTGTTGTCTTTACGGACCACAAGAATGCCCGACAAGGCTTCGCTACTTCGTACCAGCGGAATGTATCCACCCGCGCGGTGAGCCATGACCGCGTGATAAGGATTCATGTAGACAAAGTCGGGTTCAGCGGCGAGAAATGACGCCTCAAACTTGGGAATGTTTTCGGAGGTTTTTAGCTCGAATTTATGCCCTGTTTCAGCTTCCAGCGCATCGAGAAGCGGACGCCAGGAGCGGAAGACTTCCACCACTGGAAACTGGGGAACCACTGCAAAGCTGTAGGTTTCTGCGCGTACTCCCGTGACCGATGAGAACCACGCTACCAGCAGGCCAAGGAGATAACCGGGAAGGTTCCGATGGATATGCAGCACCTTGAGACTCCTTTTGGGGAATGGACAAACGCCAGTTCAGGGGATTTCAGTATGACATGGGCTGCTTTCACAAGACCTATTGGTAACCCTTTGCAGCACAGCCACCAGGCGCGGCCTACGGTGCACGCCACTGGGTCAGCCGCGGTCGGCCAGATACAACGCAAAAAACACCAATAGCGCCACAAACACACCAGCGATGTGCCACACCATTCCCGCCAGAAACGGAGTGACCCACACCATGCTTCGCAGGCCTACGCTGTAAAGCACACCCGCATAGCGTAGGTGCATTCGCCCCGTGTCCATCCAGCGGGCGCGCATTGGTGAGCCTACAGGCATGGCGCACACAAAGCCGGTGTGGTGGTAGTAGCGGATGGACAAGGTGGTGCTCACCAAGGTCAGCACCAACAACAGCATGACCGTGATTTCCCCCGCCAATGCGGGCGTCAACACGGGGCTGCCGCCGCTTTCCGACAAAGTGCGTAAAGCCGGTGCAGCCAGCCCCAGTGCGCCCATGAGCCCGAGTGCCGCAGTGGACGCTGTCATGGTGGCGGTCATGACGGAGTTGCGCAGGGTTTGTACCGCCAGTATTTCGGAGCCGGGCTGCGCGGACATGGCATCCAGCCAGTCCTGCCGCAACTGGCCGTGGGTGCGCCAAGCCACGGTGCGTGCCAGGAGTGCGAGGTAGAGCGTGTAGGCCACCATGATGGCAACCATGACGCCCCACGCCCACCAAGCGGGTTGCAAGGTAGTCATTGCTTAGAGCGCGTTGAGCGGAATGCGCAAGTAAGACACCCCGTTGCTGTCGGCGGGCGGCAGGTCACCCGCGCGGATGTTGATTTGCACCGAGGGCAGGATCAGGTTAGGCATCGCCAGCCCGGCGTCGCGGGTGGTGCGCATGGCCACGAAGTCTTGCTCGCTCACACCGTCGCGGATATGGATGTTGCCCGCACGTTGCTGGCCCACGGTGCTTTCCCACGCGGCTTCGCGGCCGGCGGGCGGGTAGTCGTGGCACATGTAGAGGCGGGTGTCTTCGGGCATGGCGAGCAAGGTGCGCACACTGCGGTACAAGGTGTTGGCATTGCCGCCGGGAAAGTCGCAGCGGGCGGTGCCCACATCGGGCATGAACAAGGTGTCGCCCACGAACACGGCGTCGGGTTCTTTACCGCCATTCACCTTAAAGGCCATGCACGCGGGGGTGTGGCCGGGCACGGCCATGGCCTGCGCGCTGAGTTCGCCAATGGTGAAGGTTTCGTCCGGCGCAAACAGATGATCAAACTGGCTACCGTCCGGGTGGAATTCGGGCTCGAGGTTAAAGATGCCCTTGAACACGTTTTGCACATGGGTGATAGCGGCACCGATGGCAATGCGGCCGCCCAAGTGCTTGCGCAGATAGTGCGCGGCAGACAGGTGGTCGGCATGGGCATGGGTTTCCAGAATCCACTGCACGCTCAAACCCTGCTCTTTCACAAACGCCATCAGGGCGTCTGCCGAGGTGGTGCTGGTGCGGCCGGCCTTGGCGTCGTAGTCGAGCACTGAGTCAACGATGGCACATTGGCCACCGGTGTGGTCATAGACCACATAGCTCACGGTCCAGGTGGCGGGGTCAAAGAAGGATTTGATGTTCGGGGTAGCGCCCGTCAAGGTCGCGGGGCTAGCAGTGGAAGCGGTCATCGAGAACTCCTTGTAAAGGTCGTTATTTCAATTGCGATGACGATAGTTTATTGACTTATATTTTGTTTGTCAATAAACTATCGTCATCGAATGTGAAAGGAGCCTGTTCATGCTGGCAGAGACGACAAACCCCAACCCTCCCACCTTGGACCTCGACCAACTGCGCCGCTCTGCGGACGCAGCCTGCCGCCTGATGAAGGTCATGTCCAACCCCGACCGCCTGCTGCTGCTGTGCCAACTCAGCCAGGGCGAAAAGCGGGTCGGCGAACTCGAAGAGCTGGTGGGCATTGCCCAGCCCACCCTGTCGCAGCAACTCGGCGTGTTGCGGGAAGAAGGCCTGGTCACCACCCGGCGCGAAGGCAAATCCATTTACTACGGCATCGACAGCCCCCAGGCCATGGCGGTCATGGGCGTTCTCTACAACCAGTTCTGCCAAGCCACTGAAGGCCAGTAAACCAACAACCACTCAGAAAGACACACCATGCAAATCGATTGGAACCATTTCACCCCCTGGGCCTCGCTGATCGGCGGCCTCTTGCTGGGGCTCTCCGCCAGCCTCTTCATTTTGGTGAACGGGCGCATTCTGGGCATCAGCGGCATCGTGGGCGGCCTGCTCACACCACGCGCAGGAGACACCTCTTGGCGGCTGGCATTTGTGTTGGGCTTGGTCATCGCGCCCTCGGTCTACACCCTGTTTGCCGGACCGGTACTAGCCACGGTAGATGCCGGCTGGTCCACGCTGATCGTCGCCGGCCTGCTGGTGGGCGTGGGCACCCGCTATGGCGCGGGCTGCACCAGCGGCCACGGCGTGTGCGGCTTGTCGCGCTTGTCACCCCGTTCGCTGGTCGCCACCCTGTCCTTCATGGGCGCGGGTTTCGCCGTCGTGTTTGTCATTCGCCACTTGTTGGCCTGAGTTGAATCGTTGAATCTGGAGCCACTGATATGAAAAACGCTGTTCACCCCCACCGCCTGGCCGAATTCGGCGTAGGCCTGTTGTTCGGCATCGGCCTGATCCTGGCCGGCATGACCGACCCGTCCAAGGTCTTGGGCTTTTTGGACTTGGCTGGCTTGTGGGACCCCTCGCTCGCCTTCGTCATGGGCGGCGCGATTCTGGTGAGCCTGGGTGCGTTTACCCTGGCCAAGAAACGCACCTCCAGCTTTTTGGGTGGTGCCATGCGCTTGCCCACCAGCCGCGACATCGACAAACGCCTGGTCACCGGCAGCCTGCTTTTTGGCGCCGGCTGGGGCTTGGCAGGCTTCTGCCCCGGGCCTGCGCTGGTGTCTCTGGGCACCGGCAACCCCAAGGCCGTAGTGTTTGTGGTGGCCATGTTGGCCGGTATGGCGCTGTTTGAAGTGCTGGAACGCCGCCCCGCTAAACTCGCGCTGAAAGGATAAAACGCCATGAGCCTCCCCGTACGTTCCGTCACCCCCGAGTTTTATGTGGCCGCGCAACTGGCGCCCACAGACATGGCTGCCGCAGCCGCCATGGGCTTCAAAACCGTGATTTGCAACCGCCCAGACATGGAAGGCGGCGCCGAGCAACCGGCCAGTAGCAGCATGCAAGCTGCGGCCGTTGCTGCTGGTTTGCACTATGTGTACCTGCCGGTAGTGCCTGGCTCCATCACCCCCGAACAGGCGGTTGCCATGAAGCAGGCACTGGACGCTGCCCAACAGCCGGTGCTGGCGTTTTGCCGCTCTGGCGCCCGCTCTACCCAGCTGTTCATGCTGGCGCAGCAAACCGCTGCCTGAACACTCCCCCTGTAAAGCACAAAAGGGCTACCGGTTTGACCGGTAGCCCTTTTTGCTATTGTTTTGGTAGCTGCTGGCGCACACGTTGTGCGCGCTAGCAGCAGTTTTTGCTTAGCGTCCGCTGTTGAATGACAGGGACTGGCCCAAGGCAAATACCGAGTTCGGCGCCGTCGTGCGAATCACCGACTGGGGCTTGAGCTTTTGCAACACGCCCTTTTTGGTGATCTTGCGCTCTTTGACCGCAAAACCCTTGGAGCGCTGCTCGTCCGCCAAGCTGCGCAGGGTGATGGTACGCATGTGCGCCACCACGGTGCCTTGCAGCGCAGCCCACAAATCGCGGGTCATGTCCTGTGCGCTCTGCGAGGTTTCACGGCTGGACTCCTCTTTCTCTTCGATAGCGCCAATGATGTCAGCCACGGTGATGCTGTCACCCCGGAAGCCCAGGGAATAACCGCCGCCGGGGCCACGGGTGCTCTCCACCAGACCGTGCTGGCGCAATTTGGCGAACACCTGCTCGAGATAAGACAGCGAAATACGGTGACGCAGCGCGATGTCCTGCAAGGGCACCGGTTGACCGCTTTCGCGCAGGGCCAAGTCAATCATGGCAGTGATGGCAAAACGTCCGCGGGTACTGAGTCGCATACAAGGTCTCCTTTGGTGAACGACTGATAGACCTGTACTGTAGAGATGGTTATGCTTCGCGTAAATTCGAATTTTGTAAATTTTTAATTCGTTTTTTTCGCAGTAATTCAGTTTGTATCCAAGAAGGCGACCATGAACTTCAAGCACCTCCACTACTTTTGGGTCACCGCCAAGGCGGGCGGCATCATGCGCGCAGGCGAACAACTGCACACCACGCCCCAAACGCTGTCGGGCCAGATCAAGCTGCTGGAAGAGTGGCTAGGCCGCAAACTCTTCCAGAAAAGCGGCCGCAACCTGGAGCTGACCGAAGACGGCCGCCTCGCCTTGGGCTACGCAGACCAGATTTTTTCGCTGGGTGCCGAACTCGAAAACGTGGTGCGCCTGCCCCGGGGCGTTCACAAAGTGCTGGACTTCAAGGTCGGCGTGGCGGACTCGGTCACCAAATCCCTGGCCTACCGCCTGCTGGAGCCGGCCCTCAACCTCGAAGATCCGGTGCGCATGATTTGCAGCGAGGGCAAGTTCCCCGACCTACTGGCCAAGCTCGCCTTGAACCAGCTCGACCTGGTGATTGCGGATGAGCCCATGTCCAAGCGCATGAGTGTCAAAGCCTTTAACCACGAGCTGGGCAGCACCCCGATGAGCTTTTTTGCGCCCCGGCCTTGCGCAAGACGCTCAAGGGCGACTTCCCGGAGTGCCTGAACAACGCGCCCATGCTGATCCAAGGGGCACAAGCCTCGATCCGCCAGCAATGGGAGGGTTGGCTCAGCCGCCACCAGCTGCACCCACGCACCATCGGCGAATTTGACGACGGTGCGCTCATGAACGCCTTCGGGCGCAAGGGCCGCGGCATCTTCATGGCCCCATCGGTCATGGAGGCAGACATCGTCGAGCAGTTCGGGGTGGAAGTGATCGGCCGTAGCGACGAGCTGGTGGAAGAGTTCTTTGCGGTGTCGGTGGAGCGGCGTATTACCCACCCCTGTGTGGTCGCGATCACCAAAACGGCGCGGGGGCAATTGTTCAGTTAACGCTCGCAAAGCCTATGGGCGTAGACAATGTGCACCTGACCCCATCACTTATGAAAGCCCCCTGATGTACGACCTGTCCAAACTTCTGCACCTGATTGCTGCCATCGTCTGGATGGGGGGCATGACCTTCATGCTGATTGCGCTGCGCCCTGCCACCCTGGCGGTCATGGACGCGCAGCCCCGCGCCCGGTTGATGGACCAGGTCTGGCAACGGTTTTTTGCCGCGGTACTGATTGCCATCGTGGTGCTGCTGGCAACCGGCGGTTATATGTTTGGCGGCGCCATGAAGGCCGCCCGTGAAGCCACAGGCCATGCCGTGGTGCCCTTGGGCTGGACGATCATGACCACGCTGGGCAGCCTGATGTTTTTGATCTTCGGGCACATTTACTTTGCGGGCTTCAAGAAGTTCCGCCGCGCCGTGGCCGGCATGCAGTGGCCCGTCGCTGCCAAAGCGGCCGAGCAAATTCACTTGCTGGTCGTCATTAACTTTGTGCTCGGCTGGGCTGCTATTGCCGCCGTGAAGCTGCTGTAACTCACTTTTCTCGGTCTATTTATGTCGCATCAGCGCCCCTGCCCCACACCGGCAACCCCCTTTAAGGCGACTACGCCCCTCCGCTCCGCCCTGTGCGCGGCCGCACTGCTCGCAACTGCCTTGGGTGCTACACCGGCCCAGGCCGACACCGCCAGCGAAGGCCTGCCGCTGTGGGAGTTGGGTGTGTTTGCCGGCGCGGTGTCCACCCCGGCCTACCCTGCATCGGTAGAGCGCAGTGGCCTCGGGCTGGTGCTGCCGGTGCTGGTGTACCGCGGGGAAATCTTCCGGGCTGAGCGTGGCAGCGTAGGTGCCCGCTTGGTGCACACCGAGGACACCGAGTTCGACATTGGCTTTGCAGCCTCCTTGCCTGCCAGCTCCAACGATATTGCCGCCCGCAAGGGCATGCCCGACCTGGGCACACTGGTCGAGTTCGGTCCCCGCCTGAAGACCGTGCTGGCCCGCCCTGACAGCCAGAGCCAAGTGCGGCTGGAGCTGCCATTGCGCAGCGTGATCGAAGTCCAGGGCGGCCTGCGCACCCAAGGTTTTGCAGCGGAGCCGGAGCTGATCTGGGAGACGCGTGCGCCCGGATCGGCGTGGCGGTTTTCGACCAGTGCCAGCCTGATCTTTGGGGATGCACGGCTCAACCGCTACTTTTATGGGGTACCGGCCGACCTGGCCACGGCCCAGCGCCCCGCCTATGACGCGCAAAGCGGGCTGATTGCCTCCCGCTTTTCTGTCAGCGCCTCGCGCGCGCTGGGGCCGGATCTGCGGGTGTTCGGTTTTGTGCGTGCCGAAAACTATGCCGGCAACGCCAATACCAGCAGCCCGCTGCATCTGCGCAGCACCGGCACCTCGGCCGGCATTGGCCTGAACTGGACGCTCAGGCGCTCCGAAGCCCGGGCTTACTAATAACCAAGTTGCGGGGCTAAGGCCCTGCACTTAGATGTAATTGCGCATAAACAAACAACGAACTATTCGTTGTGGTTTGCACCTCTCGTCTTCAGAATCGGGCTGTTACCGACTCGTCAGCCGCACACACGCGGCCAACCCACCTTCTGGAGCCGATATGAATTTCAAACAAAAAACCTCGTTGGCGCTCGCTGCCATTGCACTGACTGCTAGCAATTTTGCAGCAGCACAAACCACTTTGCT from the Rhodoferax potami genome contains:
- a CDS encoding sensor histidine kinase, which encodes MQQLGFQVFAQEKIPRSLLAQVSWLTVVVTLISLLSYGLWYESRIAQVNRSAAEAQAQTLATTLATAAETAVITRDSGALEALLINMRNSPYLMQLAVFDPQGRPRAVVDVTPEREPKLNFDLGPQAPPAEPVIKVQLVGDDDRGQIQVWAPIQVGTLAGWTRVTVDRQGEAQARALVRQQTVVSALLTSAFTSVALFVFLRTRLRPVAQCAAFASGMAQNFGASLVVPARSREVAQLQRALNGASQQLQRQYHDILERNERLDAIFALSSDGLVVFTERGELAYANPAFGSMSNMAIEPGQTCAAFDAALVSQCETPADYQSATAHNTQRVLNIMLVRPVRRLLRREHRVNERGQMVLYFRDITAESEVARMKSEFLTTAAHELRTPMVSIFGFVELLLRRKYPEEAQRSMLDVIYRQSKRLISMVTELLDLARIEARAGLDFELSVQALAPLIEQACAAVAVPQGSHTLVVELPDASLCADYDPAKMRQALENVLSNAIKYSPAGGEVRVSVVQGSAGQVSPLVGIVVQDQGIGMTPEQCEHAFERFYRADASGNIPGTGLGLSLVKEIVEIHGGRVELQSSPGTGTKVTLWLKSATAIAPVNQQGHLS
- a CDS encoding phosphate/phosphite/phosphonate ABC transporter substrate-binding protein, producing MLHIHRNLPGYLLGLLVAWFSSVTGVRAETYSFAVVPQFPVVEVFRSWRPLLDALEAETGHKFELKTSENIPKFEASFLAAEPDFVYMNPYHAVMAHRAGGYIPLVRSSEALSGILVVRKDNSIRELSELRGSAIAYPAPNAFGASLYMRALLGERFKIPTEPVYVQTHVNAYRAVIRGDNPAAGGIRSTLDREPAEVRDKLRVLYETPATASHPVAVHPRVNASVRTAVRNALLKMAKTEAGSKLLDGVSLEALVAADYAKDYAPLEALRLDRFVVQPK
- a CDS encoding DUF599 family protein translates to MTTLQPAWWAWGVMVAIMVAYTLYLALLARTVAWRTHGQLRQDWLDAMSAQPGSEILAVQTLRNSVMTATMTASTAALGLMGALGLAAPALRTLSESGGSPVLTPALAGEITVMLLLVLTLVSTTLSIRYYHHTGFVCAMPVGSPMRARWMDTGRMHLRYAGVLYSVGLRSMVWVTPFLAGMVWHIAGVFVALLVFFALYLADRG
- a CDS encoding MBL fold metallo-hydrolase — encoded protein: MTASTASPATLTGATPNIKSFFDPATWTVSYVVYDHTGGQCAIVDSVLDYDAKAGRTSTTSADALMAFVKEQGLSVQWILETHAHADHLSAAHYLRKHLGGRIAIGAAITHVQNVFKGIFNLEPEFHPDGSQFDHLFAPDETFTIGELSAQAMAVPGHTPACMAFKVNGGKEPDAVFVGDTLFMPDVGTARCDFPGGNANTLYRSVRTLLAMPEDTRLYMCHDYPPAGREAAWESTVGQQRAGNIHIRDGVSEQDFVAMRTTRDAGLAMPNLILPSVQINIRAGDLPPADSNGVSYLRIPLNAL
- a CDS encoding ArsR/SmtB family transcription factor yields the protein MLAETTNPNPPTLDLDQLRRSADAACRLMKVMSNPDRLLLLCQLSQGEKRVGELEELVGIAQPTLSQQLGVLREEGLVTTRREGKSIYYGIDSPQAMAVMGVLYNQFCQATEGQ
- a CDS encoding YeeE/YedE family protein — translated: MQIDWNHFTPWASLIGGLLLGLSASLFILVNGRILGISGIVGGLLTPRAGDTSWRLAFVLGLVIAPSVYTLFAGPVLATVDAGWSTLIVAGLLVGVGTRYGAGCTSGHGVCGLSRLSPRSLVATLSFMGAGFAVVFVIRHLLA
- a CDS encoding YeeE/YedE family protein, whose translation is MKNAVHPHRLAEFGVGLLFGIGLILAGMTDPSKVLGFLDLAGLWDPSLAFVMGGAILVSLGAFTLAKKRTSSFLGGAMRLPTSRDIDKRLVTGSLLFGAGWGLAGFCPGPALVSLGTGNPKAVVFVVAMLAGMALFEVLERRPAKLALKG
- a CDS encoding TIGR01244 family sulfur transferase: MSLPVRSVTPEFYVAAQLAPTDMAAAAAMGFKTVICNRPDMEGGAEQPASSSMQAAAVAAGLHYVYLPVVPGSITPEQAVAMKQALDAAQQPVLAFCRSGARSTQLFMLAQQTAA
- a CDS encoding Rrf2 family transcriptional regulator is translated as MRLSTRGRFAITAMIDLALRESGQPVPLQDIALRHRISLSYLEQVFAKLRQHGLVESTRGPGGGYSLGFRGDSITVADIIGAIEEKEESSRETSQSAQDMTRDLWAALQGTVVAHMRTITLRSLADEQRSKGFAVKERKITKKGVLQKLKPQSVIRTTAPNSVFALGQSLSFNSGR
- a CDS encoding CopD family protein is translated as MYDLSKLLHLIAAIVWMGGMTFMLIALRPATLAVMDAQPRARLMDQVWQRFFAAVLIAIVVLLATGGYMFGGAMKAAREATGHAVVPLGWTIMTTLGSLMFLIFGHIYFAGFKKFRRAVAGMQWPVAAKAAEQIHLLVVINFVLGWAAIAAVKLL
- a CDS encoding MipA/OmpV family protein — translated: MSHQRPCPTPATPFKATTPLRSALCAAALLATALGATPAQADTASEGLPLWELGVFAGAVSTPAYPASVERSGLGLVLPVLVYRGEIFRAERGSVGARLVHTEDTEFDIGFAASLPASSNDIAARKGMPDLGTLVEFGPRLKTVLARPDSQSQVRLELPLRSVIEVQGGLRTQGFAAEPELIWETRAPGSAWRFSTSASLIFGDARLNRYFYGVPADLATAQRPAYDAQSGLIASRFSVSASRALGPDLRVFGFVRAENYAGNANTSSPLHLRSTGTSAGIGLNWTLRRSEARAY